AACCTCTGCGATGCTTGGCAACTTCTATGTGGACGCCCTACTCGATTTTAGCTGCAAACGGACGCCAGTTTATAGTTTGTCCAGGGAGGGTGCAGTTGGGGGTTAAGGAGGGTAATTTAAGCGACCAACAGAACAAACGACCAGCGTTGCACCCGGGAGCTAGTGTTGTCCCGAGGTGGAAGAATCATGCTTGATCATgatgtttcatttttaatatcCTGTTTGTCGACCGCTCTCTTCACTTCCTgtgcagtgcagtgcagtgcaATGCAGTCATGCCACCATCATGCATAGCGAGGACACTTTAAAGCATGGCAAGGTTCACGCAAATGATTGCATGCATTGCACGGACACATCAAAAGGAGACCTTGCAGGCTGCAAGGACAGCCGACCTGTATGGAGGCTGTGTggttgatgctgctgctgcagactCATCATGCATGTGTCTCCGTGGGGCGTGGTTGATGTCAGTGGCAGACTTGAACCCCCTATTTTGACTAGCTTTCTGACCTTTAAAGCATTTATTTCATATCCTTGATTACAATTTTAAGGTCTGTTTACTAGTATggtctttgtcctcactagtagTAACACATAGCCAAACTAATTATGTCAGAGTTGTCCTAGTAGTAAGGACAAGGTGCATACTAGTTCATGAGCCTTAGGATGGATGTCAAGGAtacataaaaaacattttctctgtATCCTTGGTGTGCAGCCTTGGTCGATGTACCCGTACTAGGAGGCTCTTTGTCATCAGTTGAACGCATTTGTGGAACAACTGTTTATCATAGCTAATATATTTCCCATGATGACAAATGCCACTTTTGGCTTATCAGTACCAGTACTTAATTCATACTATTAACACTACTGTGCAGCACTAGGAACATAGCGAATAACCTGCTTTGAATGATCTTGTAGCACCAAAATGTCCACTTGTAGTTTTCCCTCAGTCATAAAATGCACCAAGTAATTCTCCAACTAATATGACAAAGTCGACCTAGTTTTATGCGTTATGTCATCACTAAGACAAATCATTGTGTAGAATAACTGTTTCTGCACATAAACAGGTTGGTAGTAGTAAGGCTAAACTGTGCACTAGTTTATCTGTATGCTACTACACTACAAATGAAGTACTATGTTAATTAACTAGTAGAATTACTATGCCACTCAGTAGTACTACTAGTAGCATCAGTCGTCAACTAGGGCACAGTGTTGCCTCACGAGTCACGTGATATTGAATGCATGAACAGGCTTACTAGAAAACTGTTTGGGCACTGAATCAATGGCTGATCACTGCTcccctgttttctgaagctgggCCATGactggttgttacctgagccctgagcaactttgatgtcattttcagtcaaccgTAAGTGGCAAAATGGTTGCCCCCTGAGATGGGCAAAAATTAGTGGATTTTACCATATAATTTATATTCCACATTGGTCATGTGGATAGACTAATACTTGTGACGGCACATAGGACTATTATTGTAAGGAAAATTTGGGTGTTGACTTTCCCTTTCATGTCCAGGTAATAGTATGCTGAAGTAATGCACTAGAAGACTGACTAGGGCACACGAGTTGAATGAATGTGTTTTATGAGAAAAATATGTTTCCACTGCCGCCTTCCATTAGTgaaggcatgtccagctccgggcctggatggccgccgtcctgcctgttttccatctctcccagctgcaacacacctgatacaGATGAGCAGCTCCtgagccagctctgaagcagcattagaacgatcctgatgatttgaatcaggagcGTTGCTCCTtgaagagctggaaaacaggcaggacagcggcccttgaggaccgactttggacacccctgcattcGTGTATGACATTTTTACGCACTATCAGGACACTTACATGTTACTAGTGAGTCAAAACTCCTCGCGGATGTTTTGGAACATCTATTTGGGTCCATGAGACTATTGGCAGTAGTGTGTGTCACATGccaactaagggtgtggaaaataatcgatattaatcgatacatcgatgcgcacgtccgcgatccgagtgcatcggctcattcactgggtacgacgcgattgacgggtgaaatcgcgattcatcacgatgcattgatgggtatcggtaaaatccgattcaatcgcgttttattcatgttaaacgtcatatatctgccctttcctaggcgcaatgaatgcaccatcattgctttgcgttttgtgttgaatacggacggtagccgtgcgtcacatacagtccagtacacaacgagcgaaacattatggaagtcagcgcacgcagcagcaaggaaactactatatttaatgcagccgcaacattcaaatcttatgtttggaaatactacggcttcgaaaagaaagacggaacgcttgataaaacctccgtaatttgcaaggaatgtcgcactaagaagccatacaacggcagcaccacaaatatgcagacccacttaaaccgatggcaccagatcaccgacaagtttccctcccgcttccccgcccagttcctcgtcagacaccggagaaactcttggtaaaccaggtcaggatcagaaaaaaattgcctcttattttgggagtgacTGTAactgcaactcactgtgaccgcgcaatggctataactaaggtcgctgcttatttcatatgcaaagacctccttgcgcttagcgtggtggacaacgagggtttcagacagctcgtgcacgttttggaacccggGTATAAAatgccagacaggtctgtgttcacttacaaacatattcccgatgtgtacaacaaagtgagaagtgagattactgtgtcgctgaacagtgcgcaaagagttgcacttacagtggatgggtggacatcttgcactatagattcatatatatatatatatatatgaatatttcatataagacactcagtgagagtctgtttgtgtttacactatagcaacagctgtgagtctcaggtgccaaattgtttacattttctttgcacaaaacccaattgtgaaagggcttaaataagttgttttacaagttctactctttataaggaataaagtatcctttttgtaataccatactgaattccatctttttaaaagctttttttctttgcttatttgcatcatgtttaattgcacaatatcgcaacaaattgcattgtatcgtatcggatcgcattgatttgaacttaatgtgtatcgaatcgtatcgcatcgtgacgacggtgaaacgtatcgcatcgtatcgccagaaaattccatgtatcgtttaagtatcgcatcgctggcagtggatcgtgatgtgtatcgaatcgtcctcagtgctgagattcacatccctaatgccAACTAGTTGGGCCTAATAGTAATGTGAGTGCAGCACAGTAGCTCACAAATTTGGCCTAATTAATTATGTGTTAGTAGGCAGAAAATGGTGTGAATAGTACAAAACCATTACTAGTAGTAAGGGACAGTCATTCCTCTAGCAAACCCTAGTTGTTTGACGAATGCACTGAACTATCTCATTATTGGGGGCAAAGAGCATAGTAGTAGATGGATATCAAGAGTACCAAATAATTGCCCAAATTACTTTGAATACTCTGTAACGCCTACACTCAGCCTGTCGTAGAGCTCTAGAGTGTTAGAACCTAGTTGACAGCGAACATGTGCTGCACATCCAGTTCCTGCTCAGGGCAACAGTGCCTAAACGTGCACATATTCTCGCTGATCTGACAGCAAAGGCCACTCTGGCGCTCTGAATAACCGaacagcacatttgaacaacGCCCTGAGTTTCTAAACGGCCAGAGCAGTTTAGCAAATACATATCCTTCCAAAATGCAATTTATAAGAGTCTGGAACAACTTGTATGTCACTGCCGTTGGGCAGAATCCTGACACATAGGGGACCCTGCTGCAAGACCATCCTCCCCTTTGCTGCGTCCTTCAGTTAGACACCAAAACCCAAACTGCTCCCCAGGCGTTTGAGCAGCCCCTTCTCCAGTGGGTGCCATAACAGTGTGTGTTTGCCATGAGGGGTCAAATGCAGAGGTTATATTTCATTTACGCATgcaaaagaggaggatcttcaTAACTTGATTTTATATTAGGGTTTGGTTCACATTCTGTACAGTAAGGCAACATTATGAAATGTGGTCTTTTGTGTAAACGAGAGACAGATTAAATGGCATTTTAAGCAACCTCAGCAgcccaaatcatttttttttgtagtcaaaGAGAAATTATGGCAAGTTTTTGATTGGCCACTTCAATTACGTGGGGGGTCGGATCTGGCCTGTGATTCTTGTGTTTGACAGTTTGttataaagcaaaacaaaaatgctgtcAAATCTGATTAGTGGAATTTACAGCACTCTGACAGTTTTCTGTCTCCTCCGCCTTCGTCTGCCTGACCTAATCTGCTCTTCTTATTCTTAATTCACGATTAGGCACAGCTATCGACATAATCCCAGTAGACTATGCTTGCAGAACTCTTCTTCAGCTCCATCTGCGCACTTACTCTGCAATGAAAATCAACccatcattcctcccagtcaaagaAGTATTAATTAACAATATAAGCGGTACAGAGAATGGGTGGATTTTTATTAACTGCAATAGATAGCACTTGAGATGTTTCCCATTGTTCATTTCAGTTACAATTAAAGATGTAAAGCTGCAAGCATCAATAAACAAGCTGTtgcgtcctcttttttttttttttttaatcatatgttCATCCAACTTTGGCTCCATGCTCTACCCACTTAAAATGACATGGGCAAAACCTAATAGTGTGAGGCCACATACACTTTCTCTGAAGCACGAATCAGTAGCTCATTCCTCTCTTCCAATAGTGAGAAAACTAAAAACCCACACACAGCGATGCACTCATGCATAAACAGACATGAATGCAGTGGAGCCTTTAAAGTTAAATGACACTGATGTCATACAACAAGTTCAaccaaaaatgtgctttttttctgttgcacttAATCCTAAAAAGGGATTAGCCACTTAACtaacttttaaaaatgacatttatcaTTATTAAAGGTAAGACTGAGTGGTTTATTGATTTCAATGTCTCATTATTCACAGTGGTTAACACTCAGAGGGCAAACTTCACTGGGTACCTCCAAAGCCGAAATGCAGATCTAATCAATGATATTGATATTTCTTGGATCGTACCCACACAGCTGGATCAGAGAGACTTTGTGTTTATGTTCAGGTTCACTTGCCATTAAGGTCACCAACATGCATCATTCTCCTGGCAGAGTACTTTTAGGCCTCATGGTCCACTAGCGTTGCACTTCGCTGTGTTACAGACTCTCAATGGGATTCAAATAGTGTCTACGGAGTATCTCtgtagctgtgtgtgtgtgtgtcggctaTCCTCTATAGTGAGACTGACCTGATCTGACAGTCTCCTCAATGCTCAAAGGATGTTTGTAGTGAACGTGCAATCCATGCAATCCACGTCCATACACATAGCATCCCTAGTGATTTCATGACCCAGTCAAAGAAGTCTTTTCTCATATGTGCTAgtagtttcttttgttttaccgATTTATTAGGCTGATGTGGCTCACATTTGAGCTAAATAATTGACACCATCTTAAAATTGTCTCAGCTCAATGGGCCTTTTCCTATATTCCATCTGTATTGCTATGGGTCTTTCACTTGCCGATTTCATGTTTATCAGGAATGTGAGTGTATTTTTGTGACCAACTGTGTTCAGTATGGAACTACAAAGTTCCTTGACAGTCGACATGCTCGGGGTTTTCAATCTTGGTTTGGGCACTCCTGTGTGGAGtgcattttctctgggtactccagctccctcccacattccataaacatgcatgttaattTAATCCTCGAAATTGTGCAAAGGTGTGAACGTGTGTGGATGGCTGTTTGTCGATACGTGCCCTGAAATTGCCTGGTGACCTGTCCAGGTGAGGGTGTAATCCATCTCCGGTCTGAGGGTTGCTGGGAGAGGCTCAAGATCACTTGTCACCGCATGAAGACAGCGCAAGAGAAAATTggtggatgcttttttttttttgtacgagtACACGTATCATTTAGTGATAGAATTTAAACTCCGTCCTAAAGAAATGCCATGAAGAATTAGTATAAATTTTGTCAGTAGCAGTGACATGGTGAGCTTGGTtccattatggaaaaaaaaatctaacaaaaaGCATACCAGATAGTACTATACTTGGGTTTTCAGCAAAATGTAGATTGGGTTAGGTGCATGATGTGCAACCCCTCCATTCAGATTAAAGAAAGAGTCACTAAGAGGTGATTGTGCATAACGGAGAAGGTTCAGACACAGGTGACCTGAAAAGTGCCGtttgaaaggaaaataaaaagatgattcagtttgaaaaaaaatctctccagtTTGCAGTCTGTTGATTTTTAGCCTTCGGTTTCCGGAGTTAGCAGCAGAATGGTGATGACACACAATTGGCTTTGTGTCATGCTGTCGTCAGTATTCTGGAGAAGAACTCACATCATTTCATGCGGCATACAGAGAAGTGTATGTGAACCTAAAGGCTGCATTTTAGCCACTATTAATCCCGAGCACTAAACCTTTTCTGGGAGTAACTATTTTTGGCTTTTACATCACTTGGACGAGGTAATTTAAACGCTGTGATGTTGCACTTTGTGTTTCCCTCTGTGAACGTTAGATGTTTTTGTGGTGCGCCTGTATAAACTTTTCCAGTTTGCCTCATAACATTCCTGAATGTCCTTTAACCTCAACATTGTCAGCTTAAGCCTCTGGCTGTTGTGTCGGCATCATGTGGCTCCAGGAGGCTTTGAGAGAAACCCTTGTTTTTGGGTTTTGCTTTTTCcaacttcagaaaaaaaaggaaaattacaCATTCCACAATGGTCGGATGGGAATCTGCACCTCCTTCCCCTATGTTGATACAGCAGTGTAACCATCTGGCAGTCATTTCAACTACcatgcccccccacccttctTTGGAGTTATTAGCAGTTTCCCATGCACACACTTCTAAGTCACATCTAATGAATCCACTGTAAGTACTTTTAATGAGGATTAGTGCACAGGGCTGCTTCTGGTGTTGGAGTGAATGTGTGTCGCGCCCTGATAATTCAGTGTAAAGGTTTAAAGAATGTGTGCTAGTGTTGTTGCTTGCTCCGTGACTGAATGAGCTCTCCACATTACTTTGAACAAGCGTGAGATCCCCGGTTCTCCCTGCTCGCTTCTATTGCCATGGCAGCCTGTCGGGGTTGGAGAATGTAAGAGGATGGAGACACTTGATGGTTTGCTTCTCTGCAGGCTTTTCCCCTGTATCTCTATTATTAATAGAAGCCGTAACCTTTGTCTGGCTTGCTTCCTTCTCATTCTGCTTGCCAAGGTTTGACCATGCATACAGCGCGCGTACGCTTCCTTGCCCTGCAGCATCACTGCGTTTTTGCCTCTCAGTAGTTGCAAGCTTGGAAATCGTAGGAGAGAACGTGGCGCTTGGATGATTGGTTCTTAAATGTGAAGtctctgtcatgtttgtttgagactCTTAAATCCAATCCGAAACTGTTCCTACTCGTCATCCCCCGCTGTGAGCGCAAAAGACTTTGAGGGAGCATGGGTTTCCGCGGCAACTGTTGCAGCCATCTGTTTGTGTTGTGCTAATGTTTGGCAATGCCAACATCGCTTAATGATGGCACTGCATGTGGTTGTAAATGCTCACTtagctttgtctttttttttttttaggaagagATTGGACGTGTCCACTTTCATCTTGGTAAATGGACTGCTTACATAAACACCCAGCATTTTGAATTGCCTCTGACTCTTTACACAGAAACCTTCTTTGATTGTCCTACTTGGTTGTTTGCGTTCTTGttcttcattatttatttattatttattatttcagacCAACGTTTTCCAACATTTGAGTCAAGGCACACATTGTACATAAGAAACAATCTCTCCACGAGTTACTCACACATGTATTTACTGTACTCAGTACAGTGAAACTTGGAACTGTTTTGTTGAGCACAAAAATATGATGTTACACTGAATGGTAACACATGGGGTACACAAGATTAATTACATCTTTTGCCAATGAGCATTTTAATTGTTCAGCCCATTACTATACGTTGCTGGACTAGATAAATAGATAAACAAAGATACATAATTAGtagtaaatactgtaaatataaaaTTTCAGACCATTCAaatgaaattggataatttcggGACACTAATGTGGTTAGGAATCACTGCTTATTGCTACATTCAGACCGAACATGAAATATTGCGATGCGATACATGTTCGTCTTTGTTTGAACGCAAGTGTGACTACACCGCGGTTGCTTCTAGTGGACAAGAGGAGCGTTTTCTTCCatcaggagaggaaaaaaaggccagtagctgaatgtaaaaaaaatactctacAGGATATTGGGAGCCAGTGTAAAGCCTTTAAGacaagagtaatatgttctTGATCTCTCTCTTGTGGTCAGAACCCGAGCTGCAGCGTTCTGAATGAATTGCAACGGTTCAATGCTCTTTTCAAGGGGTTCAGTTCGACAAACCATTAACATAATCAAGTCTACTGGAGATAAAATCATAGATAAATACCCCCCAAGATTTCGTACTTTGTTTTCTAAAGACAGTGAATGATTCCAGGTGTTTTCTAACATCAGTCCTCTTCTTTATTGCCGAAAACGTATTGTTTTGGTTTAGTTGAAGAAGGAAATTCTGGTTCATCCGGTTGTTAATTTGCTATAATTCATCGTAGTAGGTGAACTTATGATCTAATCATGTCTTGTCTTTGTTTATCTTTCTTTTCCTCTGCAATAGACTCACCTTTTCTACATTCTCCTGCTGTAATGGAGACTCAACCAGCACCATGATGTGTCCACTCAGACTTGCTGTAAAGCTCGTCATCATCAGCGGCAGCGCCTGATTCTCTTCTGCTGGTACACCACGCCTGCCTCTTCATGTCTTCCCCGATTGGTTGGAAGTGCAATGTCATCCGCCACACCTCTTGTGGCCCCGCCCCTTAAGAAGGGAAGGAAGTTGGAGAAATTATAGGTAATGGCTGACCCGGTTCAGGCAACCAACGAGGAGCTTAGGAGCAAAATGATGGACATCCAGATTGAACTGCAGCAGGAGCGTTCCAAGGTACGAAAGCACAGGGAAGAGTATTCAAAAATTATGTCATCAAAACCAGTCGagtgtgtagtctgccttttgtcTAAactcagatggatggatgtttggatTATCTTTTGTTATACATTGCTGAGGCCACATTTCAGGAAGAAACTCATCATTGGACAAAAAACTCTGCTCCTGccaccagaagaaaaaaaaatgagcgtgAATTCTTCTCTTGGCTGCACAGAGTAGAAACCTAATTATTAAGGAATTTCAGCCATGGAAATGAATACAGAGATAATGCTGACAGAGCAATagatataaatatttatttttctcatacGTTCAGAAGCTCAAGTCATTATTGCTTGGTTATGAAGTTATAGTGATTCTTATAGTGTTCTTTTGCATCTCATTTTATAGCCACATACTGACTTAGATTCAGGACTGTAACTTTTAACATTTACTTCAGACTTGCACCAGAAACAAGAACAACATTTGACTGAGCTCATGACTGTGTTCATTAGACTTCGAGAACTTCCTGTTCTTCTGTTGAAATCCCATAAAACTCCTGTCACAAATCCTGTCTTTGCAATACTAAAACTTGCTGTTGAGGATGACAATGGTGTGTAACGGCAgcagtttcttttttaatttgacattgtTTGAAATTTATAAGAATACTCACCAAGGCTTGATGGGTTCTTCATCGCAAGGTTTTGTGAAGTCGCATGTGATAAATGGGTACTAAAATCTGTGAGACCGAATTCATAGAAGTTAATCGACTACAATTGTACAATTGTAACTCTGCCGTGCGACTAAATATAGTAACTTAAAAGGCAATTACAATAAATTCTTGCCTTCTCACCTTTGTACAACGCCTCCAAAAAATCTGAATGGGATCTTTGTTAGTACGTCGGCCACGTCTTCACAAAGTGTGAAGTGTGTGTAGTGGATAATAGCCCTGTAGTTGTTTTCATAATCTTGCGAACAACaacggaaccccccccccccccccacacacacgcctAAAACATAGAAAAAGAAGATTAACAAAAGCCAATCAATTGAAGGATGTAATAATGCTCAGTGATGGTCTGCGGCTGTGTATCAGAAAAATCATTTATTGTCCCCAGACTGAAGAGTGTTTAAATTATGTAGCAGGGCAACGATCTAAAGCAGACCAGGAAgtccacatttaaattgtttcaaAAACAACCCTAAGATTAATTTTTGGGATGATctgaaacatttaaatgtgatgaatatgcaccccccccctcccccaaatcaGGAAGGTGGTAAATATCTTTTCCCAGCACTCCTATGTATGAATGAAGTGACTAGTGAGTGTATATTGAATAACGACTAACAGACACTGCATTTTTCAGGTGTGTAAGCTGCGCGAGCGGCTCCAGGAGCAGCGTCAGGCTCGGGAACTGGAGCAGCACAAGCATGCAGTGGCGCTCACTGACCTGCGCGCCAAACTCCATGAGGAGAAGCTCCGCGAGACTGCAGCAGCACGTGAAGCTCTCGCACGGCAGCATGAAGCGGAGCTAGCTAGGACGATTAAGATCCGCGACACTGAAGTACAGCGGCTCCAAGGACTGGTCCACGCCTTGAGAGACGGAGCCGCTGACAAGCTAAAAAATGCTCTTCTCGGAGAGGCTCGAGAAGAGGCCAGGAGAGCTTTCGATGGTGAGAGACTAAAGCTCCAACAAGAGGTATGTGTCAGCATGTACGTGGCTCCAAGTTCTTCGCTTTGTATACTCGGAATGTGAATGCCATAAAAACAGGATGCCGCATGGAAATGCCTGTTGCCAAGCTATTGTTTCACAAGTCGATTTCCCAGAGAAACTATGCATCTATCATGACAAAAGATCAGTGGAATAGACCTGCTGTTTACACCTTTATGAACCTTGACCCCTGTTTTAGATCCAAGAACTAAAGGCAGCCAAGAAGCAGGCCGACGAGGCTCTGGCCAATGCGCTACAAGCCGATAAAGCCAAAGCATCTGATCTGAGGACAGCTTACCAGCAGCACCAAGATGAAGTGCACCGTATCAAACGTGACTGTGAGAGAGACATCCGACGACTGGTaaggaaacaaaacatactGACAAATGCAACATGTGTTAGTTGAATGTGATACGTTTACTGGAACATCAGCAGACAAAGCAGAACCTCACTCATTAGCATCTGTCTTCCTGCTTCCAATTCAGCCCCGCGTTTATCTCACTGATGAAGGTTAGAGGCTAAGTAACGCTGTCTGCCTTGCTGTCACTTAACCTCACTGTGTGGTGATATTTAGTACGAAAAGCTGCTGCGTCTCATTAACACGCAAGGCTTCAATAATTGCATTGTCTTGGGTTTAGACGACATGTACGGACAAAGTATAATTTGACTTAATGTCTGCTCTTTTGTATGTTATGTTTTGGTTTCATTCCTTATTTGGGGGGTGTTtataagtattattattattataaatattatttgttAACTGTTGTGTCTTTTGTCATTGTAATTGTTTGGAAGATGATTATTACAATGACGATCTTGATGATGACGATACCAATAATGTTCATGTGAATGAAAGGGTGATTGTCATGTGTGGAAGTCTGTGGATTTGTGTGTTGCGGTTgtataaactattttttttctctgttgaaaaaaaatggtggttcAAGTCATGAACCCTTAATGTTTTCTGCAAATCCAAAATTCTGACTGATAGAATGATCACTCCCCTTTTCCTCCCCATGTCCTCCCCTAGATGGATGAGCTAAAGGCCAAGGACCGCGTGGTGTGCACTTTGGAGAGAGAGCTGGGGATGCAGGCTGGCTACACCCAGAAACTCCAACTCCAGAAGGAAGCCCTGGATGAGCAATTGGTTCACGTACGAGAGGCCGAAAGACACAACCACGGCAGCCCAAAGAGAGAGGTGGTGCTTGGGCTTGGGGACAACACAGACCTGCTCAACAACCAGGTATGTTTGTCAACCTAATTCTTTTCATTCTTTTATGCAGCGATTCAGTATCCCGACGATATTTGCAACACGACAGGTATACGTACAAACGCTGTATATTAAGTCTGAGTGACCAAAAAGCATTCACAGTTCTCATCTTCCATTTCGTCACGTCCTCCTTCCCATGAACCTCCACCTGCCTGTCTGCATGCATGTCTTCCCCTGGTTCAGTCTTTgtactcctcttcctcccctctCCCTCCTGCTTCCCAGGAGACGGAGGAGCGTGACACTAGGAGGTTCCAGCTGAAGATCGCAGAGCTCCACTCCGTCATCAGGAAGCTGGAGGACAGAAATGCGCTGCTGGCTGATGAGAGGAATGAACTTGTGAGGACAACGCATTCACAAAGAGACATTAATAGTACATCCACAGGCACTGACTGACACAGGGAGCGCCCATTCAAGTGCAAACGAAACAAACGGAAGATGATACGGAGTAAAGTACctgtttgaaatgttgtttctgCTCGTTGTGTTGGAAAGGAGCAACAATGCAGTCGACAGACACGCGATGAGCGTGAGTTCCGTTTCTGTTCACTTTTCAGTTGAAACGGGTTCGGGAGGCAGAGAGCCAGATGAAGCCCATGTTTGAAAAGAACAAACGCCTGTCCAAGAAGAACGATGACATCCTGCAAACACTACAGCGAATGGAGGAGAAACTTAAAAACCTGAGTCGTGAGAACGCTGAGATGGTGAGAATCAAATTTGCTTTGTCTCATCAAAAAAGATGGAGATGTTCATTTTGCTGAAAAGATCATTGTCTTGATTCTGCCTGCAACAGACAATTGTTTGGTTTTTGCGGTACAGTTATGCTCATAAACGCTCTCTAGTGggcatttttgaagaaaaaaaacaagcaatttgTTGCGCTTTCATTTTGCTGTCGTCTCCCTCGCTTAGAAAGAAAATGCTTCCCGTGGCCCCTTGCAGCACCAAACCCATCAAAACCAACTGAAGCGGCCCAGTTCCCTGACCGATTTAAGCCACGCCCATGAGGAACAGGAAGTAGAGTTTCTCAAGCTCCAAATTGCAGAACAACGCAGCATCATTGACGAACTCACGCAGGTCAACCTTTTACACGTGGTTCAATAGCCTCTTATCAAACAACATGACATGTGACTTTTTGATTTTAAATAGTGTTGAAACTATTTTCAATCTGCAAACAATATGACTTAAAAAGATGCTAAGTGAGATGTTCAACTACACCATGTTTGTGTTTAGGAACGTGAGCGTTTGGTGATGGGCAAAAAGACGAGGCGAAAAGCCCTCAAACTAACCAAAGTAAGTACAGGATGTTACTTAAGTAACCACCTCGTCTTGTGTTTGGATGATCATCTGAGTACTGCTGTGTTCGCTTAATTGGGCTCAAGAGACATGACGACAATTCTCCTCATGTTGAGAACGACTCAAGCATGTTTAAACAGCCAGAGGACAACCATATATTGGCTTCTTTCATTTGATATAATTTTTTGTCTTCGGtgttaatgaatgaatgttgtgcgAAGCAGTCACGCTTAATTTAAATGGATGTGGGTAGTCGAGGAGATTTTGAGATGAGGGGGTTTAACGGGGTGAAGTAATTGTTGCCATCGTGCCCGACGTGTTGATGCTAATGCCCCAGGGTTGTTGCTAGGAGGAGGAGTTAGTAGTCGACACATAGGctgtcccacacacacaccccacaccTGGAAATAGTT
This window of the Hippocampus zosterae strain Florida chromosome 1, ASM2543408v3, whole genome shotgun sequence genome carries:
- the jakmip1 gene encoding janus kinase and microtubule-interacting protein 1, with amino-acid sequence MADPVQATNEELRSKMMDIQIELQQERSKVCKLRERLQEQRQARELEQHKHAVALTDLRAKLHEEKLRETAAAREALARQHEAELARTIKIRDTEVQRLQGLVHALRDGAADKLKNALLGEAREEARRAFDGERLKLQQEIQELKAAKKQADEALANALQADKAKASDLRTAYQQHQDEVHRIKRDCERDIRRLMDELKAKDRVVCTLERELGMQAGYTQKLQLQKEALDEQLVHVREAERHNHGSPKREVVLGLGDNTDLLNNQSLYSSSSPLPPASQETEERDTRRFQLKIAELHSVIRKLEDRNALLADERNELLKRVREAESQMKPMFEKNKRLSKKNDDILQTLQRMEEKLKNLSRENAEMKENASRGPLQHQTHQNQLKRPSSLTDLSHAHEEQEVEFLKLQIAEQRSIIDELTQERERLVMGKKTRRKALKLTKRHVVETYFGFDEESVESETSSLTSFNTDLTDRTPATPEEELEESVSREESELRFRQLTREYQALQRAYALLQEQTGGTLDAERETRTREQLQAELSGCQAKIVDLERALVERGQDSKWVEEKQHLLRTNQELHEKMCALQQAESRLQAEVQDARDQNELLEFRVLELEERERRSPALNLHISAFPENSSSALQSYCRHEGVKDVVIPELMKKLDILGDNGNLRNEEQVAVIQAGTVISLCEKWLKQVDNTEAALTQKMIDLENDKELFSKQKCFLEEELDYRKQALDQAYMRIEELEATLYSALQQEQPSCQAVTESLTDRQREELRLAVDKLRRQILRQSRQYDSQILQERMELLQQAHQRIRELEDRIDLQKRQIKEIEEKFLFLFLFFSLAFILWP